One segment of Lytechinus variegatus isolate NC3 chromosome 13, Lvar_3.0, whole genome shotgun sequence DNA contains the following:
- the LOC121426663 gene encoding trace amine-associated receptor 7h-like — translation MTQTISVLEEEVFTEIPNITEGSTEAERPHVPVWIWHEFKFRDWYRYFQLLFGCVGVSGNLLVIVVLYSRRKAKSSTDTLIAALAAADLLTSLIILPRPYLLTTPYLWVTKFYCYLFGTDALLRTCITASVFTLTALSVQRYTAVIYPIRYRFAFTKSRTVMYVIALWILSAAITTYLAFFAYVDPVRYLCSYKPLPPGVQIPSAVAYLTASFLAPVMIMVVTQLAVVRRLHREADNFNKESSRSDESDPAYRLRIARNRVINLVLIVIITFLLSWTPAQLGLLITQIIIVRGNQLLDQHIYWSFVVVAYVNSCANPIIYTARYPQFRKAVKDMFKSKRIEQRPLFDQDAGDGATKSTVLSSTVSEDKNTV, via the exons ATGACACAAACCATATCCGTACTCGAAGAAGAAGTGTTCACCGAGATCCCCAACATCACAGAGGGTTCAACTGAAGCAGAGCGACCCCATGTTCCTGTCTGGATATGGCATGAATTCAAGTTCCGCGACTGGTACCGATATTTTCAACTGCTTTTCGGATGCGTGGGTGTCTCCGGTAATCTTCTAGTCATCGTGGTTCTTTACAGCAGACGCAAAGCCAAAAGCTCTACCGATACACTCATAGCGGCACTGGCAGCGGCCGACCTGTTGACATCCCTCATTATATTACCGCGTCCATATCTGCTAACGACGCCGTATCTCTGGGTGACGAAGTTCTACTGTTACCTTTTCGGTACCGACGCGCTTCTCCGCACCTGTATAACCGCGTCAGTGTTCACCCTGACCGCGTTATCCGTGCAGCGGTATACCGCGGTAATATATCCGATACGTTACCGCTTCGCGTTTACCAAGTCCCGCACGGTGATGTACGTCATCGCGCTGTGGATTCTCTCCGCGGCGATCACAACCTATCTGGCATTTTTCGCCTACGTGGACCCCGTTCGGTACCTGTGCTCCTACAAACCTCTTCCACCGGGTGTTCAGATTCCAAGCGCGGTGGCTTATCTAACCGCATCCTTCCTCGCTCCTGTCATGATCATGGTGGTCACCCAACTCGCGGTGGTTCGCCGACTTCACCGAGAAGCTGATAACTTCAACAAAGAGAGCAGCCGATCGGATGAAAGCGATCCGGCATATCGCCTTCGAATTGCTCGCAATCGTGTCATTAATCTGGTTCTGATTGTTATCATCACGTTCCTCCTCAGTTGGACACCAGCTCAGCTTGGATTGCTGATCACGCAGATCATCATCGTAAGGGGAAACCAACTTCTTGATCAACATATCTACTGGAGCTTCGTAGTCGTGGCTTACGTCAACTCGTGCGCGAACCCGATCATCTATACTGCCAG GTATCCTCAATTCAGGAAGGCGGTTAAAGACATGTTCAAGAGTAAACGTATTGAGCAGCGCCCTCTATTTGACCAAGACGCAGGAGATGGTGCCACCAAGAGTACCGTTCTATCCTCCACGGTATCCGAAGACAAGAACACAGTGTGA